One Kitasatospora sp. NBC_01287 DNA window includes the following coding sequences:
- a CDS encoding MarR family winged helix-turn-helix transcriptional regulator, with the protein MANDELTRDDAAREDAAREDALTREVVDLMAGLVAIFHREYEEAAAARSLTGAQAKVLALLRRGPMPMRHIAQTLSCEPSNITGIVDRLEARGFVTREADPQDRRVKLVAATEQGQAASAELRESLNFAREPLAALVPEERGTLRDLLQRMLVGAGG; encoded by the coding sequence ATGGCGAACGATGAGCTGACCCGCGACGACGCGGCCCGTGAGGACGCGGCCCGCGAGGACGCGCTGACCCGCGAGGTGGTGGACCTCATGGCCGGCCTGGTCGCGATCTTCCACCGCGAGTACGAGGAGGCGGCCGCCGCCCGGTCGCTGACCGGCGCCCAGGCCAAGGTGCTCGCGCTGCTCCGACGCGGCCCGATGCCGATGCGGCACATCGCCCAGACGCTCAGCTGCGAGCCGTCCAACATCACCGGCATCGTGGACCGGCTGGAGGCCCGCGGCTTCGTCACCCGCGAGGCCGACCCGCAGGACCGCCGGGTCAAGCTGGTCGCCGCCACCGAGCAGGGCCAGGCCGCCTCGGCCGAGCTGCGCGAGTCGCTGAACTTCGCCCGCGAGCCACTGGCGGCCCTGGTCCCCGAGGAGCGGGGCACGCTGCGCGACCTGCTGCAGCGGATGCTGGTCGGGGCCGGCGGCTGA
- the fabF gene encoding beta-ketoacyl-ACP synthase II, translating to MTAENRTVVVTGIGAFTPLGGDAATTWAGLLAGRSGVAALTEEWAADLPVKIAARTAVDPGEVLPKPLARKLDRSAQFALIAAREAWADAGFQVAATHESSTLAPERLGTVIASGIGGVTTLLDQYDVLKEKGVRKVSPHTVPMLMPNSPSANVGIEVGARAGVHTPVSACASGAEAIGYAIEMIRTGRADVVVAGGTEAAIHPLPIVAFANMMAMSKNNDEPQRASRPFDKGRDGFVLGEGAGVVVLESAEHAAARGARVYCEAVGQGLSSDAHHIAQPEPTGSGIARALENLFAATDLDKAEVVHVNAHATSTPLGDVAEIKALRKELGEHLDHVTVSSTKSMTGHLLGGAGGIETVATVLALHHRQAPPTINVDDLDDDVDADIVRFEPRALPSGRIVALNNSFGFGGHNVVLAFRSI from the coding sequence GTGACCGCTGAAAACCGCACCGTGGTAGTCACGGGTATCGGCGCCTTCACGCCGCTGGGCGGCGACGCCGCCACCACCTGGGCGGGGCTGCTCGCCGGCCGTTCCGGCGTGGCCGCGCTCACCGAGGAGTGGGCCGCCGACCTGCCGGTGAAGATCGCCGCGCGCACCGCGGTGGACCCGGGCGAGGTCCTGCCCAAGCCGCTGGCCCGCAAGCTGGACCGCTCGGCCCAGTTCGCGCTGATCGCCGCACGCGAGGCCTGGGCCGACGCCGGCTTCCAGGTCGCCGCCACCCACGAGTCCTCCACCCTGGCGCCCGAGCGCCTGGGCACCGTGATCGCCTCCGGCATCGGCGGCGTGACCACCCTGCTCGACCAGTACGACGTGCTGAAGGAGAAGGGCGTCCGCAAGGTGTCCCCGCACACCGTGCCGATGCTCATGCCCAACAGCCCCTCCGCCAACGTGGGCATCGAGGTCGGCGCCCGGGCCGGCGTGCACACCCCCGTCTCGGCCTGCGCCTCCGGCGCGGAAGCGATCGGCTACGCGATCGAGATGATCCGCACCGGCCGCGCCGACGTGGTGGTGGCCGGCGGAACCGAGGCCGCGATCCACCCGCTGCCGATCGTCGCCTTCGCCAACATGATGGCGATGTCCAAGAACAACGACGAGCCGCAGCGCGCCTCCCGCCCCTTCGACAAGGGCCGCGACGGCTTCGTGCTCGGCGAGGGCGCGGGCGTGGTCGTGCTGGAGTCGGCCGAGCACGCCGCCGCGCGCGGCGCCCGGGTCTACTGCGAGGCGGTCGGCCAGGGCCTCTCCTCGGACGCCCACCACATCGCGCAGCCGGAGCCGACCGGTTCGGGCATCGCCCGGGCGCTGGAGAACCTGTTCGCCGCCACCGACCTGGACAAGGCCGAGGTGGTGCACGTCAACGCGCACGCCACCTCGACCCCGCTGGGCGACGTCGCGGAGATCAAGGCGCTGCGCAAGGAGCTCGGCGAGCACCTCGACCACGTCACGGTCTCCTCCACCAAGTCGATGACCGGCCACCTGCTGGGCGGCGCCGGCGGCATCGAGACGGTCGCCACCGTCCTCGCGCTGCACCACCGGCAGGCCCCGCCGACCATCAACGTCGACGACCTGGACGACGACGTGGACGCGGACATCGTGCGCTTCGAGCCGCGCGCGCTGCCGAGCGGCCGGATCGTCGCGCTGAACAACTCCTTCGGCTTCGGCGGTCACAACGTGGTGCTGGCCTTCCGCAGCATCTGA
- a CDS encoding organic hydroperoxide resistance protein, producing MSNPVKIAYIAVATAEGGRDGRVASSDGLLDVVVRPPKELGGSGEGTNPEQLFAAGYAACFQSALFVVARRAKADVTGCEVTARVGIGPDAEGGYALAVELSVQLPGLPADQARQLVEAAHQVCPYSNATRGNIEVTLQVG from the coding sequence ATGTCCAACCCTGTCAAGATCGCTTACATCGCCGTGGCCACCGCCGAGGGCGGCCGGGACGGCCGGGTGGCCTCCTCGGACGGCCTGCTCGACGTCGTGGTCCGCCCGCCCAAGGAGCTGGGCGGCAGCGGCGAGGGCACCAACCCCGAGCAGCTCTTCGCGGCCGGCTACGCGGCCTGCTTCCAGAGCGCGCTCTTCGTGGTGGCCCGCCGGGCCAAGGCCGATGTCACCGGCTGCGAGGTGACCGCCCGGGTCGGCATCGGCCCGGACGCCGAGGGCGGCTACGCGCTGGCCGTCGAGCTCTCGGTCCAGCTGCCGGGCCTGCCGGCCGACCAGGCACGGCAGTTGGTGGAGGCCGCGCACCAGGTGTGCCCGTACTCCAACGCCACCCGCGGCAACATCGAGGTGACGCTCCAGGTGGGCTGA
- a CDS encoding DUF3145 domain-containing protein: MTTRGVLYIHSAPRALCPHVEWAVAGVLNVRVSLDWIRQPAAPGQWRSEFSWQGEVGTASKLASALRGWQLMRYEVTSEPCAGAEGERYSSTPALGIFHAVTGIHGDILIPEDRLRAVLLRARSEGSDLEADIARLLGKPWDDELEPFRYAGEGAPVRWLHQVV; this comes from the coding sequence GTGACGACACGTGGAGTCCTGTACATCCACTCCGCGCCCCGCGCGCTGTGCCCGCACGTCGAATGGGCGGTGGCGGGCGTGCTCAACGTGCGGGTCAGCCTCGACTGGATCCGCCAGCCGGCCGCCCCCGGCCAGTGGCGCTCCGAGTTCTCCTGGCAGGGGGAGGTGGGCACCGCCTCCAAGCTCGCCTCCGCGCTGCGCGGTTGGCAGCTGATGCGCTACGAGGTGACCAGCGAGCCCTGCGCCGGCGCGGAGGGCGAGCGCTACAGCAGCACGCCCGCGCTCGGCATCTTCCATGCCGTGACCGGCATCCACGGCGACATCCTGATCCCCGAGGACCGGCTGCGCGCGGTGCTGCTGCGGGCCCGCAGTGAGGGCAGCGACCTGGAGGCGGACATCGCCCGGCTGCTCGGCAAGCCCTGGGACGACGAGTTGGAGCCGTTCCGCTACGCCGGCGAGGGCGCCCCGGTGCGCTGGCTGCACCAGGTGGTCTGA
- a CDS encoding NADP-dependent oxidoreductase has protein sequence MAEQPIPATAREWHLKARPNGWPLETDVELLEAPVRRPEPGEILVRNAFLSVDPYMRGRMNDVKSYVAPYQLDRPMEGGAVGYVVASAAEGFAVGDAVLHGQGWREYATVQAAHAIKVDPAHAPLSYFLGVLGMPGLTAYAGLVAVARIKEGDKVFVSGAAGAVGSLVGQIARLKGASRVVGSAGSAAKVAKLVDDYGFDAAFNYKDGPVAEQLDKAAPEGIDIYFDNVGGDHLEAAIGALGLHGRAVICGAIAQYNDTEAPAGPRNLAQLIGKRLRLEGLLVNDHAALQPQFTAEVAGWLKDGSLHYDETAVDGIEHMMDAFLGLMHGENTGKMVVRLAS, from the coding sequence ATGGCAGAGCAGCCGATTCCCGCCACGGCCCGCGAGTGGCACCTGAAGGCCCGGCCGAACGGCTGGCCCCTGGAGACCGACGTCGAGCTGCTGGAGGCCCCGGTCCGCCGGCCGGAGCCGGGCGAGATCCTGGTCCGCAACGCCTTCCTCTCGGTCGACCCGTACATGCGCGGGCGGATGAACGACGTCAAGTCCTACGTCGCGCCGTACCAGCTGGACCGGCCGATGGAGGGCGGCGCGGTCGGCTACGTGGTGGCCTCCGCCGCCGAGGGCTTCGCGGTCGGCGACGCGGTGCTGCACGGGCAGGGCTGGCGCGAGTACGCGACCGTCCAGGCCGCGCACGCGATCAAGGTGGACCCGGCCCACGCGCCGCTCTCCTACTTCCTCGGCGTGCTCGGGATGCCCGGTCTGACCGCCTACGCCGGCCTGGTGGCGGTCGCCCGGATCAAGGAGGGCGACAAGGTCTTCGTCTCCGGCGCGGCCGGCGCGGTCGGTTCGCTGGTCGGGCAGATCGCCCGGCTCAAGGGCGCCTCCCGGGTGGTCGGTTCGGCCGGCTCGGCGGCCAAGGTGGCCAAGCTGGTGGACGACTACGGTTTCGACGCCGCCTTCAACTACAAGGACGGCCCGGTCGCCGAGCAGCTCGACAAGGCCGCCCCCGAGGGCATCGACATCTACTTCGACAACGTCGGCGGGGACCACCTGGAGGCCGCGATCGGCGCCCTGGGCCTGCACGGCCGGGCGGTGATCTGCGGCGCGATCGCCCAGTACAACGACACCGAGGCGCCGGCCGGCCCGCGCAACCTGGCGCAGCTGATCGGCAAGCGGCTGCGCCTGGAGGGCCTGCTGGTGAACGACCACGCCGCGCTCCAGCCGCAGTTCACCGCCGAGGTGGCCGGCTGGCTGAAGGACGGCAGTCTGCACTACGACGAGACGGCCGTCGACGGCATCGAGCACATGATGGACGCCTTCCTCGGCCTGATGCACGGCGAGAACACCGGCAAGATGGTCGTCCGGCTCGCTTCCTGA